In Nitrososphaerota archaeon, a single genomic region encodes these proteins:
- a CDS encoding EamA family transporter: MPSRNPNSLLLAFFGIIVISGSVYVAVRLSNFELPPFWGAGLRFSVSSILFIAIVAMRRIALPRGKALLGALVYGVLGFGASNAFFYYALVNVQAGLTSVIFALVPLSTLFLASAQNQEHLGLRGIMGALVALAGTAIVFQAQLTSRIPLLSLLALAGAILCSAETSIALKHFPQSDPFATLAVAMTTGSLMLLALSALVGEAWLLPVQPTTSIAFAYLVLVGSASSVLYLYVLSGWTATATNYSFVLVPIVTVLLAALFEGEVVNLAFIAGSALVLLGVYLGALFRVGKPSR, from the coding sequence GTGCCTAGTCGCAATCCCAACAGCCTTCTCCTCGCCTTCTTCGGAATCATCGTCATAAGCGGGAGTGTCTACGTTGCCGTCAGACTGAGTAACTTCGAACTGCCGCCTTTCTGGGGCGCTGGTCTCAGATTCTCGGTATCTTCTATCCTGTTCATTGCAATCGTCGCCATGCGAAGGATTGCTCTGCCGAGGGGAAAAGCACTTCTGGGAGCATTGGTCTACGGGGTCTTGGGCTTCGGAGCAAGTAACGCCTTCTTCTATTATGCCCTTGTGAATGTGCAAGCTGGGCTGACCTCTGTTATCTTTGCGCTGGTTCCCCTCTCGACACTCTTTCTTGCTTCTGCTCAAAACCAAGAGCATCTGGGATTACGTGGGATCATGGGCGCACTTGTCGCGCTGGCCGGGACAGCCATAGTGTTTCAGGCGCAGCTGACGTCACGCATCCCACTGCTCTCGCTCTTGGCCTTGGCAGGCGCAATTTTGTGCAGCGCAGAAACGAGCATCGCCCTCAAGCACTTCCCTCAATCAGATCCGTTTGCGACACTTGCCGTGGCGATGACAACCGGTTCGCTGATGCTTCTTGCGTTGTCGGCTCTGGTGGGCGAGGCATGGCTGTTGCCAGTCCAGCCGACCACTTCCATTGCATTTGCTTACTTGGTCCTCGTCGGTTCAGCTTCCTCCGTACTCTACCTCTATGTTCTGTCTGGGTGGACTGCGACTGCAACCAACTACTCTTTCGTTCTCGTTCCGATTGTGACAGTTCTTCTTGCGGCGTTGTTTGAGGGGGAAGTGGTTAACCTCGCATTCATAGCGGGAAGTGCGCTCGTCCTGCTCGGAGTTTATTTAGGTGCACTCTTCAGAGTCGGAAAGCCCAGCCGCTAA